One window from the genome of Nicotiana tomentosiformis chromosome 5, ASM39032v3, whole genome shotgun sequence encodes:
- the LOC138891783 gene encoding uncharacterized protein, with the protein MVMIKKKLLVSDPELYMKNFSKYYSNKHKLNLIDQSLAFYQAVGGEKKKRIYGLGSQAKYFYGPNLHASSGSDASSSAAPLNAQSAPMANLDELVMRLIPVLTDHMVLVHTYHMLHVLAGRVRGLISSPSHLPDNHTDHPSVVAPPVPPPTTNSNEVHASLSDDDLHSPVSL; encoded by the exons ATGGtcatgataaaaaaaaaattgttagtGAGCGATCCCGAATTATACAT GAAAAATTTCAGCAAATATTACAGCAACAAACACAAACTCAATCTGATTGATCAATCTCTAGCATTTTATCAAGCCGTTGGaggggaaaagaaaaaaagaatatatGGTCTTGGATCTCAAGCAAAATATTTCTATGGGCCGAATCTTCATGCCTCTTCTGGATCTGATGCTTCATCATCAGCAGCACCTCTGAATGCTCAGTCAGCACCGATGGCGAATTTGGATGAGTTAGTGATGCGATTGATTCCTGTATTGACTGATCATATGGTTCTTGTACATACTTATCACATGCTTCATGTGTTGGCTGGGCGAGTAAGAGGATTGATTTCTTCACCCTCACATCTTCCAGATAATCATACTGATCACCCATCAGTTGTGGCACCTCCAGTTCCTCCTCCTACTACTAATAGTAACGAGGTTCATGCATCGCTTTCTGATGATGACCTTCACTCTCCAGTCTCTCTGTAA
- the LOC104116149 gene encoding chromatin remodeling protein EBS-like encodes MAKTKPGKKDLDSYTIKGTNKVVRPGDYVLMKPSDSDKPPYVARVEKIEADHRNNVKVRVRWYYRPEESIGGRRQFHGAKELFLSDHYDLQSAHTIEGKCIVHSFKSYTKLENVGSEDYFCRFEYKAATGGFTPDRVAVYCKCEMPYNPDDLMVQCEGCKDWFHPSCMGMTIEEAKKLDPFLCSDCSSEDGAKRPLSSFHVEPKVESKRRKR; translated from the exons ATGGCAAAGACTAAACCAGGGAAGAAGGACCTTGATTCTTACACTATCAAGGGTACCAACAAAGTCGTAAGAC CTGGTGATTATGTGTTGATGAAACCATCTGATTCTGATAAGCCCCCATATGTGGCAAGGGTAGAGAAAATTGAGGCTGACCACCGTAACAATGTGAAGGTTCGAGTTCGATGGTACTACCGCCCTGAGGAGTCTATTGGTGGCCGCAGACAGTTCCACGGGGCCAAGGAGCTGTTCTTGTCAGATCACTACGATTTGCAGAGTGCACACACCATCGAGGGGAAGTGCATAGTGCACTCTTTCAAGAGCTACACCAAACTGGAGAATGTGGGCTCTGAGGATTACTTTTGTAGGTTCGAGTACAAAGCTGCCACAGGAGGATTTACTCCTGACCGTGTTGCTGT GTATTGTAAGTGTGAGATGCCCTATAACCCGGATGATCTCATGGTGCAATGTGAAGGATGCAAAGACTG GTTCCATCCTTCTTGTATGGGTATGACCATTGAAGAAGCAAAGAAATTAGACCCTTTCTTGTGTTCTGACTGTTCGTCGGAAGATGGTGCCAAACGACCTTTGAGCTCGTTCCATGTTGAGCCAAAG GTGGAGTCGAAGCGCAGGAAGAGATAA
- the LOC138892197 gene encoding uncharacterized protein → MYDSAKRWWHMYVRGRPTGSPPLTWAQFSQLFLEKFIPLTQIKEFCSQFECFQQGSMVVTRYETIFVDLSYHTTIMIPAKRERVQRFIDGLTYGIRLQMARETEDDISFTQVVEIARRIECLMGQARETTSDKRPRYVRGFNGASSRGRGSFGRGYHIRQVQSALQVTHGASGSCGAYESLPEQLAFSTPPALISAPPIQCYHGGYSGCWG, encoded by the coding sequence ATGTATgattctgccaagaggtggtggcataTGTATGTTCGGGGTAGGCCAACAGGTTCACCTCCTCTCACATGGGCCCAGTTCTCACAGTTAttcttagagaagttcattccatTAACTCAGATAAAGGAGTTTTGCAGTCAGTTTGAGTGCTTTCAGCAGGGCAGCATGGTCGTTACTCGATATGAGACCATATTTGTGGATTTATCATATCATACAACTATAATGATCCCTGCTAAGAGGGAGAGGGTTCaaaggtttatagatggccttacaTATGgcatcaggctacagatggccagaGAGACcgaggatgatatttcttttactcAGGTTGTGGAGATCGCTAGGAGGATCGAGTGCCTTATGGGACAAGCAAGGGAGACGACCTCTGACAAGAGGCCCCGTTATGTTAGAGGATTCaatggtgcctcgtctagaggcagaGGATCTTTTGGTAGAGGCTATCATATCAGGCAGGTTCAATCAGCTCTACAGGTTACTCATGGTGCTTCAGGCAGTTGTGGTGCTTATGAGTCTCTTCCTGAGCAGTTAGCATTCAGTACACCTCCAGCTCTCATTAGTGCACCACCAATTCAGTGCTATCACGGTGGTTATTCGGGTTGTTGGGGTTAG